One Nitrospinota bacterium genomic window, TTTGAAATTTCGCTTACAGAAAGTTTTTGTCCATTTACAACTGCAAATGCTTGGCCGTCCTCAAAAATTACGTCAGTAACTTTTCCTGCAGTAAACGTTTCAGCAGATACGAAATTATTTGAAGTATCAGAAGCTGTTACACTGAAGGTATACATTCCGGGAGGCACTAATGAACCTGAAGTGTCTCGACCGCTCCATATGTATTCATGTATTCCTTTGTCTTGAGCGCCAAGATTGACAGTATTTACTTTAACTCCCGTGCTATCATAAATATCAATACTAACTTCACTAGCATCATCTTTTACTGAGAAGGATAAAGTTTCGATTTCACCAGATTTTAAGTCTATAGTATTGCCAGGTGCATCAACAGACTTTCCAATTAAGGCAAGTGTTGAGTTGTTACTCAAGGCGATATTAAGGGACTGCATTGTTTCTAAGTTTCCATTTACATTAGTCAATTGCTCAAGACTACTAAACTCTGCTAGTTGCGATGCGAATTCCTGACCTTCCATGGGCGAGAGTGGATCTTGGGCTTCCATTTGAGCAACCAAAATTTTCATAAAAGCGTCTTTACCTAAGGAGCTATCCCCGGCGACACCTTTCACTCCTATTGAATTTGTTGAAAGTGGGTTTATAATTGGCATATAGATTCCTGATCAAATAATGTTTTTATTTTTTACTAAGCAATAATACTTATAGATTGATTGTCGTTAAAAAACAGAGGTAGTGTCTCAATCTCTTCTTTTTCATTTAGGTTTTTGTCAATAGTATCTTCAGGCATGGAAGCAATATTTTCTTTGCTGGATGAGTCTTCAAACTGATTCTCCTGATTTGACTCACCCCCAACCGTTACAGTGAAGCTATCTACCTTAAGACCCTGTTCCCCCATAGCATCACGCAACTGATTAAAATTATTTTCGATGACCTGCTTCACGGCATGGTTTTCCGCAACAATCACAGTCCTTACCGTATCTCCGGAAGTGGTGATATTCATCCTCACTGTTCCCAGAGATGGTGGATCGAGTTTTAGATGAACTTCATTCTTTGACCCGTTGGAACGGATAGTCATCTTGTCAGCAATTTGGTTGATAATTTTTGCTTCCGTTGCTCCCCTGGCCAGCAGGTTCTCAGGTAAAATTGGTTTGCTAGACTCCACCGATTTCACAGCGTTATTAGCGGTTGTCGTGGGAGGCTGAATTTGCAGGTCGGGGCTTGCCTTGGTTGTTTCCAGACCTTTAATATTCTTGCCGTCGGAAAAACTTTCCGTTTGGAGTATGTTTGCCTGGGTATTTTTGTCAATCAACAACTCACCTAGATTGGAAGTTGCGCCAGGCTTTTCTCTTACCGGTTCCTGATTGGTAATTCTTGGAGCCTCATTTTGTTTTGATTTTTCATGGAGCTTGTCAGCAGAAGAAGAGCTATTGGTCTTTTCTGTTCTTTTAGAGAGGGTGTCGGTTTTTTCAGTTTCTTTTGCAGGATTCTTAAGTTGTGCTAATACATTTGGTCCTTCTTCAGTATCATCCTGAGTATTTTCAATTTCAGAATTTTTTGTGGTTGTTTCAGAAGACTGGCGTAACTGAGAATCTATTTTGGCCTGAAGATCGAACTCCTTATTAAGTTCTTTTTGAGCGTGTGCATTTTTCAAAGATTGTAAATGATCCAGCAGTTTATTTGCATCCTGCTCAGACAAACCAGCCTGCTTAAGAAGATCAACCGCCTCCCCTTTATTTTGTTGAATTCTATTTAAAAGATCTACAACACCTGTTTTTTTAACAGCGTTTTCCTGTGTTTTTTCAACAGCATTTTCCTGGGCCATGTTTAATGCTTGAGATAATGTCTCGAGCAAATCATCCATATCAGCATCACCGTTTAAACCCAGTAGATCCAATAATGCTTCAAACTGATCCTGGTTGATATCAAGCTCCTGCAACTGGGCGGAAAGAACCTCTGTATCTTCTATGAGGGACTCTTTGGAAACCCTTTCGAGTTTTGTTTGAGGTTTGTCCTGGGAAGAGACTGAGACCTCTTGATAATTTGAGTTTTCCTCGTCTTTTGGCTCGGTCTTCGGTTTTTGAGATTGAGTCTTACCAGTCTGAGTATCATTCTGGTTTTGCGGAGAATTTTCTTTGGATGGTTTTTGAGCCGTGTCGGTTTTATGTACGGCTGTATCCATAAAGTTTTTAAAGTCTGAACTGTCGTCACCTATTAAATCCTGATTAGGACCAGTAGGTTCCACAGGGGGTTTAACAGCGAATATAGCTAGTGCGTTTGCGGCCATGTGTTATTTCCGATCAAGTAGTAATAATTTTTCTGCACCCCCTTCTTGAGCAAAACCGATGCCAAACACAATTATTTGTTTGCAAATGGTTTAATTATATAGGCTTACGCTATTTTGTGCGGATGAGTTTTATTCCTCAGAACAGGGTAAAAACTGCCTTGATAAGAAAAAAAATTCCTCACCCCACTCGGAGTGGAGAAGAGAGGAGTTAATTGTTTATCTAACGCCTTCCCTCGCTCGGAGTGAGGTCAATGAACAAGCACTTTTTGAAAAGTGAAAGAGCCAGTCGGCAAAATAAAGACATGCGAATTTACCTGCGGAGATTCTCCGCACTTGACCAAATTCGTTGTAGGAATTACAATAACCAACATCTTTTTTTTCAGGCGCGTAGCTCAGGGGTAGAGTACTTGCTTGACATGCAAGGGGTCGGCGGTTCGAAACCGCCCGTGCCTATTTTGTGAAAACCTTTTCATTGAGTTAGCCTTATCCGGTGAGGCAAGGTAGTTTATAAATCCACCTTCACCCCCACCCTCTTCCTTCAAGGGCGAGGGGGCTAGAGGCTTTCATTCCATAATTCATGAATAATTGGATTTTGGATCAAAGTCGGGCATCATACCGGTGCGTATGGTGCCTTTTGTCTATGAACAACAAATAAATGTGAATCACTCTCACCCCAACCCTTTACCCTCAAGGGAGAGGGAGTTATAAAGGGGAAAATAATTTTTAATCTGTATTTTAAGTAATGATACCTAACGCAAATCCTAGCGAGCTGGAAACCATTCGACACAGTTGCGCCCATTTGATGGCGCAGGCGGTTCAGGAGCTGTTCCCCGGAACCCAGGTCACCATCGGACCTGTTATCGAAGACGGATTCTTCTACGACTTCCACCGTGACAAGGCGTTCGTTCCGGAAGATCTGGAAAAGATCGAGAAGCGCATGAAGGAGATCGCCAAACAGGATCTCAAAATAGAACGATCGGAACTCACCCGCGAAGAGGCGGTCAAAAAGTTTGGCGACATGGGTGAGAAGTTCAAGCTCGAGATCATCGACTCGATTGAAGAGGGCGAAGCGATCACGGTTTATTCCCAGGGCGACTGGTCGGACCTTTGCGGCGGACCACATGTCGAGTCGACCAAGCAGATCAAGGCGTTCAAGCTGTTGCACACGTCTTCGGCCTACTGGCGCGGGGATGAGCGCAACCCGGTTCTGCAACGCATTTACGGCACCGCCTGGAATACGGAAAAGGAACTGCGCCTCTACCTGAAACGGCTGGAAGAAGCCAAGAAACGCGACCACCGCAAGCTGGGTAAGGAGCTCGACCTGTTCTCGGTTTCGGACGACATTGGTCCCGGGCTCATCCTCTGGCATCCCAAGGGCGCGCGCATTCGCCACTTGATGGAAGAGTTCTGGAAGAAGGAACATTTCAAGCACGGTTATGAGATGGTCATCAGTCCGCACACGGCGAAGATCGACTTGTGGAAGACCAGCGGCCACACGGAGTTCTATAAGGAGAACATGTTCTCCAATATGGATATCGAGGGCAAAGAGTATGTGATGAAACCGATGAACTGCCCGTTCCACATTCAAATTTATAAAAGCCAGTTGCGCAGTTACCGGGACCTGCCGGTGCGGTTTGGTGAGCTGGGCACGGTTTATCGTTACGAGCGTTCCGGCGTTTTGCATGGGTTGCTCCGTGTACGCGGATTCACCCAGGATGACGCGCACCTGTTCTGCCGTCCGTCGCAGATTGAAGATGAGATCACCAAGGTTCTCGACCTGATTGTTTATATTCTGCAGTCGTTCGGGTTCTTCGAATACAAAATTTATTTGAGCACACGACCGGATAAATATGTCGGCGCGGATGAGGACTGGGAAAAGGCAACCAAGGCGCTGGAAACCGCGTTGAACAACAAGAAGCTGGATTTTGAGGTGGACCCCGGCGAGGGTGT contains:
- a CDS encoding flagellar hook-length control protein FliK; translation: MAANALAIFAVKPPVEPTGPNQDLIGDDSSDFKNFMDTAVHKTDTAQKPSKENSPQNQNDTQTGKTQSQKPKTEPKDEENSNYQEVSVSSQDKPQTKLERVSKESLIEDTEVLSAQLQELDINQDQFEALLDLLGLNGDADMDDLLETLSQALNMAQENAVEKTQENAVKKTGVVDLLNRIQQNKGEAVDLLKQAGLSEQDANKLLDHLQSLKNAHAQKELNKEFDLQAKIDSQLRQSSETTTKNSEIENTQDDTEEGPNVLAQLKNPAKETEKTDTLSKRTEKTNSSSSADKLHEKSKQNEAPRITNQEPVREKPGATSNLGELLIDKNTQANILQTESFSDGKNIKGLETTKASPDLQIQPPTTTANNAVKSVESSKPILPENLLARGATEAKIINQIADKMTIRSNGSKNEVHLKLDPPSLGTVRMNITTSGDTVRTVIVAENHAVKQVIENNFNQLRDAMGEQGLKVDSFTVTVGGESNQENQFEDSSSKENIASMPEDTIDKNLNEKEEIETLPLFFNDNQSISIIA
- the thrS gene encoding threonine--tRNA ligase, with the protein product MIPNANPSELETIRHSCAHLMAQAVQELFPGTQVTIGPVIEDGFFYDFHRDKAFVPEDLEKIEKRMKEIAKQDLKIERSELTREEAVKKFGDMGEKFKLEIIDSIEEGEAITVYSQGDWSDLCGGPHVESTKQIKAFKLLHTSSAYWRGDERNPVLQRIYGTAWNTEKELRLYLKRLEEAKKRDHRKLGKELDLFSVSDDIGPGLILWHPKGARIRHLMEEFWKKEHFKHGYEMVISPHTAKIDLWKTSGHTEFYKENMFSNMDIEGKEYVMKPMNCPFHIQIYKSQLRSYRDLPVRFGELGTVYRYERSGVLHGLLRVRGFTQDDAHLFCRPSQIEDEITKVLDLIVYILQSFGFFEYKIYLSTRPDKYVGADEDWEKATKALETALNNKKLDFEVDPGEGVFYGPKIDIKIKDSLNRYWQVSTVQVDFNLPERFDISYIEEDGQRHKPIMLHRALMGSLERFFGCLVEHYAGAFPLWLAPVQVILCTITENQAEYAEKLAKQLENSDIRVEKDLRNEKIGFKIREAQLQKIPYMVVLGDKEVESQTLGVRKRRSKETRTLDFETFLSELKSGIDSRIIESDD